Proteins encoded together in one Cicer arietinum cultivar CDC Frontier isolate Library 1 chromosome 4, Cicar.CDCFrontier_v2.0, whole genome shotgun sequence window:
- the LOC101506523 gene encoding 6,7,8-trihydroxycoumarin synthase-like, whose amino-acid sequence MEILVLLSLLPIFILFIIHIQKTKSTRRTSSIPPGPKPLPIIGNLHQLNTSSPHQSLWQLSKHYGPLMSLHLGYVPTLVVSSSNMAKQVLQTHDLKFASRPSFLGLRKLSYNGLDLGFSPYSPYWREMKKICVLHLFSSQNVNSFRPIRENEVAQLIKKLSQYCDDEKGVNLSEILMSFTNRLICRIAFGKKYGCDYEEEVELGSGERRSRLQVLLNEAQALLAEFYFSDHFPLLGWVDRLRGTLSRLDKTFKELDLIYQRVIDDHLEQKTKEEEVVDIIDIFLKMKNDHSLSFDLTLDHIKAVLMNIFIAGTDTSSAIVVWAMTALMNNPRVMEKVQAEIRNLYKDKDFINEDDIEKLPYLKSVIKETLRLFPPSPLLLPRETIESCNIEGYEIQPKTLVYVNAWAIARDPENWKDPEEFYPERFFMNSSVDFKGKNFELIPFGSGRRMCPAMNMGVVTIELSLANLIHSFDWKLPCGFDKEKVLDTQVKPGITMHKKIDLYLVPRKWKWTQ is encoded by the exons ATGGAGATTCTTGTGCTTCTTTCTCTCTTACCAATCTTTATTCTATTCATCATCCAcatacaaaaaacaaaaagtacTAGAAGAACATCATCAATTCCACCAGGTCCTAAACCACTTCCTATAATTGGAAATCTCCACCAACTCAACACTTCATCACCACATCAATCCCTATGGCAACTTTCCAAACACTATGGACCTCTCATGTCTTTGCACCTTGGCTATGTACCAACCTTAGTTGTTTCCTCATCAAACATGGCAAAACAAGTGTTGCAAACACATGACCTTAAATTTGCAAGTAGACCATCTTTCCTAGGACTAAGGAAGTTGTCTTACAATGGTTTAGACTTAGGTTTTAGCCCTTATAGTCCTTATTGGagagaaatgaaaaaaatttgtgTCCTTCACTTATTTAGCTCTCAAAATGTTAATTCCTTTAGACCCATTAGAGAAAATGAAGTTGCCCAATTGATTAAAAAGTTGTCACAATATTGTGATGATGAAAAAGGTGTGAACTTGAGTGAAATATTGATGTCCTTCACAAATAGGCTTATTTGTAGAATAGCTTTTGGAAAAAAGTATGGTTGTGATTATGAAGAAGAAGTTGAATTGGGAAGTGGAGAAAGGAGAAGTAGGTTGCAAGTTTTGTTGAATGAAGCTCAAGCTTTGTTGGCTGAATTTTACTTTTCAGATCATTTTCCATTGTTGGGTTGGGTTGATAGATTAAGAGGAACTCTTTCGAGGCTTGATAAAACATTTAAGGAGTTGGATTTGATATACCAAAGAGTTATTGATGACCACTTGGAACAAAAGACCAAGGAAGAAGAAGTAGTAGACATCATTGATATctttttgaagatgaagaatgATCACTCACTCTCTTTTGACCTTACTCTTGACCACATCAAAGCTGTGCTTATG AACATCTTTATAGCAGGAACAGACACAAGCTCAGCAATAGTTGTATGGGCCATGACAGCATTGATGAACAATCCTAGAGTGATGGAAAAGGTTCAAGCAGAAATCAGAAACTTATATAAAGACAAAGATTTTATAAATGAAGATGATATTGAAAAGCTTCCTTATCTCAAATCAGTAATAAAAGAGACACTTAGATTATTCCCTCCATCACCCTTACTATTACCAAGAGAAACAATAGAAAGTTGCAACATAGAAGGATATGAAATTCAACCAAAAACTCTAGTTTATGTTAATGCTTGGGCTATAGCAAGAGACCCTGAGAATTGGAAAGACCCAGAAGAGTTTTATCCTGAAAGATTCTTTATGAATTCTTCAGTGGATTTTAAAGGGAAGAATTTTGAGTTAATTCCATTTGGAAGTGGGAGAAGAATGTGTCCTGCAATGAACATGGGAGTGGTTACTATTGAGCTTTCACTTGCTAATCTTATTCATTCTTTTGATTGGAAATTACCTTGTGGTTTTGATAAGGAAAAAGTTTTGGATACACAAGTGAAACCAGGAATAACTATGCATAAGAAAATTGATCTTTATCTTGTTCCTAGGAAATGGAAATGGACACAATAG
- the LOC101506857 gene encoding bZIP transcription factor 29-like — protein sequence MTEWEGFDQSGSSKQKNRPPIPLNAMSLPINQMGFPENHKNSSIGGIPPSYPNTNSSPKPLSSPYPQFMASSQSHHHSRSLSQPTFFSLDSFSLPPLSPSPYPANSSSFSDLVSKDVSMEENLVNSHAPSPNRGHAIQHGHCLPPRKGHRRSSSDSPLGISEFVNSVPQLMSDPRNLVNGGEKPGYQKPIQLVLKDNRECIDGFRGENLDRRRKEDDANAIEMDDLFNAYMNLENMNNMSFSGLEDKDMDSRTSGSKTVESSDNEVESIVNVKGTGAKGASSSCSEERREGLKRSSNGDIAPVGRHRRSYSLDSSIGNFHIEDVSPKLPPLQSRVGQLSPSNSMDGVKTPETSLEFGNGEFSSEEMKKIMENDKLTEIAMSDPKRAKRILANRLSAARSKERKMRYISELEHKVQTLQTETTTLSTQFTKLQMDNTELKSENNEYKLRLQSLEQQSQLKDALNETLDAEVRRLRRTVADLGGESLLSNLMARQLAINQQMFQSQHEQPNQLRHFQMQNSQSQEETQTQSQQHIQRTNEFQSQHQNGKTTA from the exons ATGACTGAATGGGAAGGTTTTGATCAAAGTGGTAGTAGTAAGCAAAAAAATAGACCCCCAATTCCATTGAATGCTATGTCTTTGCCTATTAATCAAATGGGTTTTCCTGAGAATCACAAAAATTCTTCAATTGGTGGTATACCACCTTCTTACCCTAATACCAATTCATCACCTAAACCCTTATCGTCTCCTTATCCCCAATTTATGGCTTCTTCTCAATCCCATCATCATTCTAGGTCTTTGTCTCAGCCCACTTTTTTCTCTTTAGATTCATTTTCATTGCCTCCATTGAGTCCTTCCCCTTATCCTGCAAATTCTTCATCGTTTTCCGACTTGGTTTCGAAAGATGTTTCTATGGAGGAAAACTTGGTTAACTCTCATGCCCCTTCGCCTAACCGTGGTCACGCTATTCAGCATGGCCATTGTCTTCCCCCTCGGAAAGGACACAGGCGTTCTAGCAGCGATTCTCCCTTGGGGATATCGGAATTTGTTAACTCTGTTCCTCAGTTGATGAGTGATCCTCGAAATTTGGTTAACGGAGGAGAAAAACCTGGTTATCAGAAGCCGATTCAGTTGGTGTTGAAGGATAATAGGGAATGTATTGATGGTTTTCGAGGAGAGAATTTGGATCGTAGGAGGAAAGAGGATGATGCGAATGCGATTGAAATGGATGATTTGTTTAATGCATACATGAATTTGGAGAACATGAATAATATGAGTTTTTCCGGTTTGGAAGATAAGGATATGGACAGCAGAACTAGTGGTTCAAAGACAGTTGAAAGCAGTGATAATGAAGTTGAGAGTATTGTAAATGTAAAAGGAACCGGTGCTAAGGGTGCGAGTTCGAGCTGTTCAGAAGAGAGGAGGGAAGGACTCAAGAGGAGTTCTAATGGAGATATTGCACCTGTTGGTCGACATAGGAGAAGTTATTCTTTGGATAGTTCTATTGGAAATTTTCATATTGAAGATGTATCGCCTAAGCTTCCTCCTTTACAAAGTCGAGTTGGTCAACTCTCGCCTAGCAATTCAATGGATGGTGTTAAAACACCAGAAACTAGCTTGGAGTTTGGAAATGGCGAATTCAGCTCGGAGGAGATGAAGAAAATAATGGAAAATGATAAACTTACTGAAATTGCCATGTCAGACCCCAAGCGCGCAAAGAG GATTTTGGCCAATCGTCTATCAGCTGCTCGCTCAAAGGAGCGTAAGATGCGATATATTTCTGAATTGGAGCACAAGGTACAAACTCTTCAGACAGAGACTACTACATTGTCTACTCAGTTTACCAAATTACAG ATGGATAATACAGAGCTTAAAAGTGAGAATAACGAGTACAAATTGAGGCTTCAATCCTTGGAACAACAGTCCCAACTGAAAGATG CTTTGAACGAGACTTTGGATGCTGAAGTCCGGCGCTTAAGACGCACCGTTGCAGACCTTGGCGGAGAGTCCCTCCTATCGAATCTCATGGCTCGACAGCTTGCTATTAACCAACAAATGTTCCAGTCACAGCATGAGCAGCCAAACCAGCTTAGACATTTTCAAATGCAAAACAGCCAATCTCAGGAAGAAACACAGACTCAGTCACAACAGCATATTCAACGCACTAATGAATTCCAATCCCAGCATCAGAATGGCAAAACTACTGCATAA